The window GCGTCCTGCGGAACTCTGCTCGTCGCCTCGCTGCATCCTCGGCCATAGCCGCCTCGCCGGGCCGATCTCGGCCCCGGGCGGGCGTTCGCATGCGGGAAATGCCTTCTCCCTCACGCGGTTACCCGAGCGGTCAGCCGATACTCACAGAGTGCTTGCGCTGCCGATGAGCCCGGCGTGTGCTGCGGCGGCCGTTATCCCCGACCGCGGTGCGTCGTTCCGTCAACGATGAGCGTGGACAGCTCCCGGATCATGCGAGTCCTGCCCGGCACGCGCTTGTTGGCCGGATAAGCCCAGTCCTCGAGCAAGACCGAACCGATGATCATGCTTGCTACCGCGCCGATCGTGGCGGGTTTGTCATCGGCGGGTAATCCGTGTTTCTGGGCGATGACGAGGGAGGCATCGTGGACCGCGCGCAATCCCTTTCGCAACTCGCCACTGACCGCGACAGCCGACGGGTACAGGTCACTCAGCGGATCCGAACGTGCTGCGACCAACTCCTGGAAGATGCGACGATCCTGCCGGATGAGTGTATAGAGGCCCTCGACGAGGTTGTCCGCCATTTCGTCGAGGGTTGCCTCGCTGGAGAAATCGACCCAGGAACGGCACCACTGGTCGATGTAGGTCTTGACCGGCGTGAGGATGCTGGCTTCGAAAATTTCCACCTTCGAACCGAAGTGGCGAAACAGGCTGAGTTCGGCGACACCTGCCCTCACCGCGATTTTTTGGTAGTCGTCGCCCGATAGCCCTTTCGGTGAAGAGCTCATGTGCGGCCTTGAGCAGTCGCGCGCGAACGCCGTCGCGCTCGGGTTCTACCCGGCGGGCTGCATTTTTACCACGCGGCGGCATAGTAGACAGAGTATCTAACGGCGGCGTCCGATTGCGCGTCATGGCGCGACCAGGTGCCTGTCGCTGTCAACGGCGGGCTTGGTGCGTTCGGCGGGCATGCTACGTTCGCCCTTCGGCGGCATACTCGGTCAGAGATGCCGCGTGTGCCCCGCCCTCGGGTAAGTCCCACCAACAGCGCACGGTCACGATGCCGTTGTCGAACTTCCAGATCTCGATGTCGCGAATCTCGACGATCTCCCCGGCGGTGTTCATCTTGTGGTAAAAGGCGATCGCCGCTTCGGTGCCGCAGACGTAGACGCGCTCCGGGCGGTATTCGTCCATGTACGGATTGAACCGGTCCCACATGTCCGACCATTGGTCCCATCCCACCTTGGTGTGCCGACGGGATCTTCGAATATGACCTCCTTGGTGGCAAAGCTCTTCCAGAGCTTGATGAAAGCCTCCTTGTCCCGGGTCATCCAGATCCTGCAGTGTTCGGCCACGAAGTCTCTGATTTCCTGCTCGCTCGGGTTCGCCATCGGTATCCTCCTTGCTCGGGGCGGTGCCGCGGTCAGTGGCCGTGCGTCGCTGACGAGGTGACCTCGTTCTTGCTGAGCCAGTTCAGCGGCCTCTAGTCCGACAGCACACTCGATGTCTAAGAAGCTGCCCTTGGTTTCTGCTGTCGCGCTGGCGACGTAGAAGCCGTCGATCGTCGACACTTTGACTGGATGCCGATATGCCGGCTTCAAGTACCACGACAGCCACGACGGCGGTGTCTTGTATTGGTAGCGCGACCATTCCACGCACTCATCAAGGTCGGCGTAGTACTGGTGCAGGTAATCGATCGCGACATCGAGGTCTGCGCGGGCATCCGCCCAACTGCGCCAGCCCGGCTTACCGGACTCACTGAAGGTTTCCAACCAGAATGTGAGCAAGTGCTTACCGGGTGGTGCCGAGTTCCTCGAAAATGCGGACGTGAAAAACCAACCGCCGTATGCGTGTTTCACATCAGCACGGCCACGGAAGATCCGCTGCCAGGGACTTGCGTGGTCTTCCACTCACCGTCGGACCTGCGCCGGGGCAACCGACTAAGCCCCGCCCACCACGAAGGCAACGCGACGCTGTATTGGCGCAAGTCGCTGGCCGCTTCGACGAATCCGGCCGGCAGCAAATCGGGATCGACGAATTCGGGCAGCCGCCAGCCCTCGTAGTCGGTGATGACGATCGGTGCGCGGAATTCGTGAACGAGGCTCGACTCGTCAAGAGCGATAACGCCCTGCACCTCGTGGTCGCCGACCATTACCTCCAGAGGCTTCATGTTCAGCAGGATCTGTCCGCCGTTGTCTTTCACGACGTCGGCGAATGCGGTGACGATCCCCGCACACCGCCGACGCGTTCGTGGTCGATCACCACCGCGCCGGCTTCCCCGGCGAAGGTCTTGAGATGGGTGATATAGCGGCCAAGCGACTCGTTCGGGCCCAGTGGGACAAGCTCATTTTGCTGCAGAATCACACGCCTGGCCTCAGGCTCACTGACGTTTCGCACCAACCAGTCGGCCAGTCGCGCGGGTATCAGAGCGTGTTCTTCGTCGCTGATGCCGACCAACTGCATCATCGCGTCAAGGATGGATTTGGTGACCTGCTCCAGGCGGTCCGGCGCGACGCCGAAGCAGGTGCACGCTGCGGACCTGCTGGACCGGGTCGGCGCTGGTTCCCACCACCGACTCCATCGGGAGTTCGGTAACCCGCTGATCGGGCAGCCAATGCACCCGAAGGCACGAGCCAACGAAGGGACGAAGCGGCGCGGAGATGCCCACCGCCTCCGCGGCGCGCCTGGTGAAGACGGGAGCAAACGCGATGTCACCCACGCCGTGGCCGTCGCGGTGCCCCCAGTCGATCCAATAGCCGTCTACTTGCGTCCCCCCGACCCGCGAGCCGAGGTGTCCGGTCTCCTCCAGCACGATGACCCGGTAGCCCTGTCGCGACAACACGGCCGCGGCGACGAGCCCGGCCAACGATCCCCCCGCCAGAATCGCATCTGCGTGGATGACTTGCCCGTCCGATGCCATCGCAACCTCCATGAGCCCCCGCTGAACAGGATGTTAGCCCTCTGTTTCCAATGATCGCAATAGAAATCACCGCCAAATGTCAGTGCCACATACAGGGGCTGTTAGTGATAATTACCGAAAGGTCGGGCGGATTCGCCGCACCGGTCACGCCCCCGGTGGTGACGAAATGCCTTGATTAGTGTCAGTGCCACCCACATACTGGGGTATCACCTACGGAATCGACCTCCCGGACGAGAGACGTTGGGGTGATTAGGAGTCCGGATGCACACCTCGAGCTCATCGACCCAGGAGCGATGACATGCCTATGACCGCGCCACCCTCGAGGTCCTACCGGACCCGCACCTGCTGGTGGGCGACGAACGGATCAGCACCTCCAGCGGTGGATGGCACGAGCACCGGTATGCGGCCACGGGGACAGCCACCCGGCGTGTCCCATTGGCCGGCGACGCCGAGATCGACGCTGCCGTACGAGCAGCACGTGCTGCGGCGCCCGCCTGGCGCTCTCTTCCCGCGACAACCGGCGTCGGCTGCTGTTAGCGGTAGCCGAGTTGATCCGGACCAACGCCGACGAACTCACGACGACCACGGTCATCGAGAACGCCACACCGGTGTCGCTGGCCGCCCACTCCCCACATTTGACAGCAGACTTGTTCGAATACAACGCCGGCTGGGCGGACAAGATCGGCGGAACGGTCGAAGCGACCTGGCCCGTACCGGCATTCGACTACACGGTGGAAGAGCCGTACGGCGTCATCGGTGTCATCATTCCGTGGAACGGACCTTGCCTCCATCGGCATGGTTGTCGCGCCGGCTCTTGCCGCCGGAAATTGTGTCGTGTTAAAGCCTCCCGAACTCGCACCATGGACCAGCTTGCGTTTCGGAGAATTGTTGTTAGAGGCCGGTATTCCACCGGGAGTCGTCAGCGTGGTGCCGGGCGGGCCCAGCGCCGGTGAAGCCCTCACCAGCCATCCCGGTATCGACAAGCTGCACTTCACCGGCAGTGGAGCGACGGCTCGTCGCGTGCTGGCCGGCGCACAGCAGAACCTGACGCCGGTGTGCCTGGAACTCGGCGGCAAGAGTGCCAATCTGATTTTCGCCGACGCCGACCTACCGGCGGCCGTGCAGCAGGCGGTCGGGGGCATCGTGCAACTTGCCGGGCAGACATGCCTGAGCGGAACACGCGTCATTGCCGAAGACAGCGTTTATGACGCGGTGGTCGATATGGCCGTTGACATCCTTTCGCAGCTGACCGTCGGCGATCCCTTCGACGCCGACACCCACATGGGGCCCGTGGTCAGTGCAGCGGCCGCAGACCGGATCATGTCGATGATCGAACGCGCCCGCACCGAGTGCCGCGTCGTTATGGGGGGCGAACGGATGTCCGGCGAATTCGCCGCCGGTTACTACATACCTCCGACCGTGTTGGCCGACGTCGACAACGACTCCTACATCGCCCAGAACGAGGTGTTCGGGCCGGTGTTGGCGCTACTTCGGTTCAGTGATGCCGCCGAGGCCGTGCGGTTGGCCAACGACACCCCCTATGGGCTGGCGGCCTACGTGTGGGGCAAGGATCTCCAACACACGCATCGGGTCGTAGCTGAGCTCGCCGCGGGAAACGTATGGGTCAACGGCTTCTTCGGGATTCCGCCGTCAGTGCCCTTCGGTGGTGTCAAAGCCAGCGGTTACGGACGCACCGGCGGCCGCGAAGGGATCCGCGAGTTCACCAGACCCAAGAATGTCTGGATCGCGCTGTAGCCGACGGTCTTCCGGCAATTCACCCACCTGCTGTTCGGGGTGCTCAACAGCCGGCCAAGAAACAATGGGAACGCTTTTGGCGCCGGACGCGCAACCGGTGGGCGCAGACTGTGCAGCGGCCGCGCCATCCCTTGACTGATGTCAGTGGCACCTACAGACTAAGTAAGTAGCACATACGGCGCGCACGTCCGAAGCATCGACGGGTATGGGTCGAGGCGGGGCGCAGGGCCAGAACGGGAGCCGGGATGCGAACACGAGGGGCCGTATTGCACGGAGTGGGCAAGCCGTGGTCGGTGGAGGAGTTTGAACTCGACCCGCCCAGGGCCGGCGAAGTATTACTCAAGAACGTGGCGGCCGGCATGTGCCACCCGATGAACACATCGTCACCGGAGACCTCCGCACCCAACGACGTGATGAAGTCCATGGGCATGCCCGAGATGTTCCCGTTGATCGGTGGTCACGAGGGTTCCGCGGTCGTGCTGGAAGTCGGTGACGGGGTCAGCGAGTTCCAGCCCGGCGACCACGTCGTGATGTCATTCGTCGCCAGCTGTGGGCATTGCCGATGGTGTGCATCGGGCACGCAGTACCTGTGCGACGCGGGATCGTTGACCATGGTGCCCGGTATGCCGACGGACGGGACGTTTCGCCACCACACGCTGTCGGGTCAGGGCTTGGGCCACCTGTCGAAGGTCGGCGCATTCGCCGAGCACACCGTCGTGGCCGAGACCTCACTGGTCAAGATCGACCCCGACATTCCCCTCACGCCGGCCGCGCTGGTGGCCTGCGCCGTGCCGACCGGCTTCGGCTCGGTGACCAACCGGGCGAATGTCCGCAGCGGCGACACCGTTGTCGTGGTCGGCTGCGGCGGTATCGGCACCAGCGCAGTTCAGGCCGCACACATCAGCGGGGCAGCCCGCATCGTCGCGGTCGACCCGAGCGAGTTCAAGCGCACGTCGGCGACCCGCTTCGGCGCGACCCACACCGCGGCATCGACCGAGGAGGCCATCGATCTCGTCCGCGACATCACTCGCGGCGTGATGGCAGACGCCGTCGTTTTGTCCCCGTCACTGGTGCACAGCGACCTTCCCGCGGCGGGGCTGGCGATGACACGCAAAGGCGGCACCTGCGTTGTCACGGGAATGTCGCCCCAAACGATGACGTCGATCAATATCAACATGCAGGACTTCACATTGATGAACAAGACACTGTGCGGCACCATCCTGGGCTCGATGAATCCGCGCGCCGATGTGCCAAAGCTGTTGGAGCTCTACAGCTCTGGAATACTCAAGCTCGATGAGATGATCACCAACACATACTCGCTGGACCAGATCAACGACGGATACGACGACCTGCGCGAGGATCGCAATATCCGCGGCGTGGTTGTCTTCGACCAGGAGGTGACCAGATGACAACGGCCGCAATCGACCTGTCCGATCCGGCGATTTGGCAATCCGGATTCCCGCACGAGGTGTTCACCCGGTTGCGCCAGGAATCACCGATCATCCATCACGAATACGCCGAGCTGGTGCAGCGCGACTTCTGGGTGTGCACCAAGCACCGGCATGTCGTGCGGATCCACCGTGACACAGACAGTTTCACCGCGACCGACGGCCCGCTCATTCAGGCGCTTGACACCTTTCGTCCTATCCCAGCATCATCAACATGGATCCGCCCGATGTGAACAAGCGGCGCAAGATTCTCAGCGGCGCGTTCACTCCCCGCGCGATCTCCAAACTCGAAGCGGGTATTCGCGAACGCGCCAAGAAGATGGTCGACGAACTGTACGCATCGGGCGGCGGTGATTGGGTCACCCAGGTCGCCGGGCACCTGCCGATGACCGTCATCGGCGACATCGTCGGCATCCCCGAAGCCGACCGGCCCCGCATATTCACACTGATCGACGACATCATCATGAGCAAGTCGCCGACCTCGCGCATCAAGCCCGAAGACGAGCCCGGCATCTACATGCAGATCTTCGAGTATGCGTCCGCGCTGACCGCCGAGAAACGGCGCAACCCCACCGACGACATCTGGAGCACGTTGTGCGCCGCGATCGCTACCGACGACGACGGCAATCGTTATGCGCTCGAGCAGAACGAGCTGGAAGTGTTCTTTTTCGTCTTGAGCCTCGCCGGCGCCGACACCTCGAAAAACGCCCTCACGGCGGGCCTTCAGGCCTTCATCGACAATCCGGATCAGCTGGAGCGCTACCGATCTGATGAGTCCGTCCGCACATCTGCTGTCGAAGAAGTATTGCGGTGGACATCGCCGATCGCGTTCTGGGTGCGCGGCGCGAAAACGGATCTGGAGATGGACGGTCAGACGATACCGGCCGGATCACGCGTGGTGTCGATGATCGCGTCGGCGAACCGCGACGAGGACGTATTTCCGGACCCGTTCACCTTCGACATCTCACGCGCCGACAATCCGCATGTCACCTTCGGCGGCGGCGGCCCTCACTACTGTTTGGGTGCGATGTTGGCCCGCGCCGAGATACGCGCAGCCTTCGATGAACTACTGACCCGCCCGGCACGGATGACGATCGGCGAACCGACGGCCACCTATCCGAATCTGGGACTCAACATGTATGTCTACGAACACCTTCCGATCGAATTCAGCAAGTAAGCAACAGCGGCCCAGGCCGAGGAAGGCAACGGATGACCACCGACATCGGGACCCACGAACTGGAGATGCTTCGTCGTGAGGCGGCAGTACGGCGCGTCATCGAGGGCTACGCCGACGCGGTCACCCGGCGTGATGTCGCGACATACGCTGCGATGTACGCACCGGACGCAGTGTGGACGATCGGACCACCCGTTGATCAACGCATCGAGGGCCGCGACGCAATCGTCGCTGAATTGTCCTCGCAGATATCGAGGCTCGACTTTTTCCTGTTCACCGTCAGCAACATCGTCGTCTCGGTGCACGACGAGATCGCCCACAGCAGAGCGACCGTGCACGAGCTCGGCCGCGCCGCCGAGGGCGCTCCCCCCGGACTCGCGGCCATGAACCTGTACGCGCTCTATGACGACGAGCTGCGCCGTGACGGTGACCGCTGGGTATTCGCTGCGCGCCGGTACTCGATCCTCTACCTCGACACGGATGCGCCTGCCGGGCAGTCGTTCCCGATCACCTAACCACGGATCAACGCGCCGGTCAGACGAACGAGGTATCGGCGTCCAGGCCCAGGCCGGGGTGTGCACCGATCACCATCGTCTGAATGTTGCCCCAGCCGCGCGTGCCGTCGCCCTGGTCGTGGACTTCCACCACGGCATCGCGCAGCTGGTGCAGCCGGCGCGCAGTTTGCGGCGCGTCGCAATCTGCGATGTATTCGCCCGTGACGTGCAGGGGACCGTGCCAGACACCATGGATGTCACCGTCAAAGCCGAAGTACAGACCGGTTCCCAGATGAAAACCCGTGTCAGACATCGGGGTAACGGTGAGGAGATGGTCCTCACCACTCGCCAGCGTCACGGCGATGGTGCCGCCGAGCAAGCGGCGATTGTCGGGACGGTACTTCAGCTCGGGTACCGCCGAGACGACCACATCCCTTCGGCCATCGGGATACTCGAAGCCGCCCTGAACCTGTAACGACGATCCCACCAGTTCGGAGGTGCTCGCCGTGTAGTACAGATGAAAGCCGCACCGGGAGCCGTCCTCACGTTGCATCAGGACCGGCATCCAGATCATGTGGTGCGACGATGCGCCGAGCTCGGGCGCCGGTGGGATGTCAGTCACCGGATTGCCGACGTAGTAGCGAACCCCCCAGGAATGGTCGCGGGTGGAAATCCAAGTCGAGTCATCGAATTCGGTTCGCTCACCGTCGACCTCGACCCATCCGCTGGCCACTCCGATCTGGTGGTATCGCACCAGATCGGCATCGATGCGCGTACCGCCCAGCGAGCGGTGCTGCTCGCGGTTTTCCAGCACGGCGGGAACGACAGCGGTGAAGTTCCATTCGAAGCTGATCGGTACGACGTCGTTCGGGTCGAGCGCGAAACGCACCCGCGTCATCGGCTCCACGATTTCGTAGTGCAACGGGCCCACCGACACCGAGTCCACGTCCGGCGTCAACGACCTGCTCGCCCGTACAGTCCACTGATCGGTTCCGCGACTGACCCCACCGAACGCGTCGATCACCCCACGGTTGGTGTATTTGCCGACGCCGAAGTCCATTTGCAGTCGGCCGTCGTTCGAGTACGCCGAGGCGGCAACCTTCTCGGTCCATGCCCGATCGGTCTGCGACACGGTGGCAAAGGTGTCGGCGATCTGATGGTTGAGGTGATCGTCTGCGGGCACCAGAGGTCCGGCGAACATCATGGGGCGGCCTCCATCAGGTCGTAGATCCAATCCTGCAGCGGTGGAATCGTGTGGACGATGTGGTCGGTGATGCCGCGCTGGTGCAGCAGTCCGGCCAGCGCCTTGAGGACGGCGCCCATCCGGACCATGGCGAACACCTCGTACCATCCAAGTGCCTGGATCGGCCGGCCGAGGCGCCGTGCGTACCGATGGATGGTCGCCGCGCGATCGGGAAAGCCGGGTAGTTCACGGTCAAGTGGTAGCCCATTGCCGCGCTGGATCGAGCGCCGGACCGCGAATGACCATCCGAGGTCGACCTCCGCCGGGCCGGCCGTTGCCATTTCCCAGTCCAGCACTGCGCGCACCCGGAAGGCATCGTCAAAGATCACGTTTCCGAAGCGGGCGTCGCCCCACACCAGCGTTGCGGGTGGCTCTGGGTCCGGGCGGTTGCGGTGCAGCCATGCTAGCGCCTCAACCATTTCGGTTGGCGGCAAACCGTCAGTGGCCCAATCCAGGTAGCTCGACCACCACGCCAACTCACCTGCCGGTCCCTCACCCTGCGGGCGATGCAGAAACGACAGGTCGGCGCCGGTAGTGGCGCCGATGCGGTTGATATCGGCCAACGTGTCGTGAAAGTTGTTGTACAGCTCGCGTTGCCGATCCGGTGCGGCCTCGAACAACCACCCGGCGACGCAGTACTGGGGTGCTTCGTCGGCGGGAATTCTTCCCGGCACCAGATCCATCGCGAGGAACGCGGAACCGAGATAGGACTCATCGGTTTCCACGGCGATGACCTCAGGCACCGCCACCCCGTGGCAGCGCGCGTCATGGCGCGGGCCTGCCGGACCAGGTCGTAGTCGGGGAACACCCCTTCGCCCGCCGGCGGGACCCGCAGTACCATTCCACGTGAGCGTGGCACCCCCTGCTCGCGCCACGACACATCCAGCAGCGCGCTTCACTCGAAAAGCCGTTTGTACGAACGGCTTCTGCCATGTTCACGCAGATCGCGCTGGCGCCGTGCCAGCGCTCGGCCAGAAACGACCGGAAGCCATCCAGCACCATGTTCCAGTCGCGGTCACCGCTGCTGATCGTCGACATGTCGCCCGCCTTTTCTCCGCCGCATCACGCATATCGCCGGCGCCGGCCGCTTACTGCGCGCGGCCGCCGCCGCCGCGCCGGCCCGCGTGCTTGATTCGAAGTAAGTGGCACATACATAATGTGTAGGTGTTACCTACCGACGGTGTCAATGCCGGACTCTTACACGGCCCGCCCGGGGCCACACGGATGCTGGGCATTCAGGCCATGGCAGCGCCATGACAGACCCCAGGCCGTTTCGCATCACGGTTGGCGACGACGTCCTTACCGATCTGCACGCACGCCTGTCGCGAACCCGCTGGCCAGAGCGCGAATGCGTCGATGACTGGAGCCAGGGTCTGCCGCTGCACTACGCCCGGGAGCTCGCCGCCTATTGGGCAGACGGCTACGACTGGCGGGTGCGGGAGGCGGCACTGAATCGCTACGACCAATTCACCACCGACATCGACGGGCTCGAGATCCACTTTGTGCACCAACGTTCCCCGCACCCCGAAGCGTTGCCGCTGGTGATCACGCACGGCTGGCCCGGATCATTCGTGGAATTCCACAAAGTCATCGAGCCGTTGTCCAACCCGACGGCACACGGAGGGCAAGCCGAAGACGCGTTTCACGTCGTCTGCCCCTCCCTTCCCGGGTATGGCTTCTCCGGGAAACCGGTCGCGACCGGCTGGGGTATCGGCAAAGTCGCACAGGCGTGGGAAACACTGATGGTCCGGCTGGGCTACGACCACTACGGCGCACAGGGCGGCGACTGGGGGGCGGCGGTCACTACACAGCTGGGCCGAAACCGTGGCCACTGCATCGCCATTCATACCAACATGCCCTTCGGCGCGCCACCCGCCGGCGCCCTGGACAATCCGAGCGACGATGAGCGGGAGGCGCTGGCCCGCCTCGAATATTACGAAACGTGGGACTCCGGCTACGCCAAGCAGCAGTCGACCCGACCGCAGACTCTCGGTTACGGCTTGGTGGATTCGCCAGCGGGCCAGATGGCGTGGATCATCGAGAAGTTCTGGTCGTGGATGGACTGCGACGGCCACCCGGAAAACGTGGTCAGCCGCGACGAACTGCTCGACAACGTGATGGTGTATTGGCTCACCGCCTCGGCGGCGTCCTCAGCGCGAATGTACTGGGAAAGTTTCAAGAGCTTCCAGGCCGCCGGCAGCGTCGACCTGCCCACCGGTGTGGCGGCCTTTCCGAAAGAGATCATCCGCTCACCGCGAGCGTGGTGCGAAGCGAACTACAACATCACACACTGGTCCGACATGCCGCGCGGCGGACACTTCGCGGCATTCGAGCAACCCCAGCTTTTCGTCGAGGACGTCCGGGCCTTCTTCGCCGGATACCGGTGAGAAAGCCGTTGCAGGGGCAGCTTGTAAGCCACTCGGGAGGAGGTCTCGATGAATGGCCCGACGATCTTTGGGTTTGAAGACCTTGCTGATCTTGACGAGTCCGTGTGCAGGAACCTGGTTGGCGGCAAGGCCCTTAATCTCGGAGTGATGGCGGCGTACGGGCTACCCGTACCACCAGGGTTTTGTGTGTCGGCGCAGGCATACGCGACATTCCTAGAAGCCAACGCCATGGACGAACTGATCCGGGATGCGCTGGACACGATCGACTTTGGCGATGCGGGGCTGGTTGAGGATGCGACGGCCACCATCCGCGAACTGGTCCGCTCGGCGAAGGTGCCGGCTGAGGTCGCGGCTGACATCGAGAAGGCCTACAGCGCACTCGGTGAGGAAGTACTGGTCGCGGTGCGGTCGTCAGGAACAGCAGAGGATA is drawn from Mycobacterium branderi and contains these coding sequences:
- a CDS encoding aldehyde dehydrogenase family protein, producing MARAPVCGHGDSHPACPIGRRRRDRRCRTSSTCCGARLALSSRDNRRRLLLAVAELIRTNADELTTTTVIENATPVSLAAHSPHLTADLFEYNAGWADKIGGTVEATWPVPAFDYTVEEPYGVIGVIIPWNGPCLHRHGCRAGSCRRKLCRVKASRTRTMDQLAFRRIVVRGRYSTGSRQRGAGRAQRR
- a CDS encoding TetR/AcrR family transcriptional regulator; the encoded protein is MSSSPKGLSGDDYQKIAVRAGVAELSLFRHFGSKVEIFEASILTPVKTYIDQWCRSWVDFSSEATLDEMADNLVEGLYTLIRQDRRIFQELVAARSDPLSDLYPSAVAVSGELRKGLRAVHDASLVIAQKHGLPADDKPATIGAVASMIIGSVLLEDWAYPANKRVPGRTRMIRELSTLIVDGTTHRGRG
- a CDS encoding NDMA-dependent alcohol dehydrogenase, coding for MRTRGAVLHGVGKPWSVEEFELDPPRAGEVLLKNVAAGMCHPMNTSSPETSAPNDVMKSMGMPEMFPLIGGHEGSAVVLEVGDGVSEFQPGDHVVMSFVASCGHCRWCASGTQYLCDAGSLTMVPGMPTDGTFRHHTLSGQGLGHLSKVGAFAEHTVVAETSLVKIDPDIPLTPAALVACAVPTGFGSVTNRANVRSGDTVVVVGCGGIGTSAVQAAHISGAARIVAVDPSEFKRTSATRFGATHTAASTEEAIDLVRDITRGVMADAVVLSPSLVHSDLPAAGLAMTRKGGTCVVTGMSPQTMTSININMQDFTLMNKTLCGTILGSMNPRADVPKLLELYSSGILKLDEMITNTYSLDQINDGYDDLREDRNIRGVVVFDQEVTR
- a CDS encoding epoxide hydrolase family protein, which gives rise to MTDPRPFRITVGDDVLTDLHARLSRTRWPERECVDDWSQGLPLHYARELAAYWADGYDWRVREAALNRYDQFTTDIDGLEIHFVHQRSPHPEALPLVITHGWPGSFVEFHKVIEPLSNPTAHGGQAEDAFHVVCPSLPGYGFSGKPVATGWGIGKVAQAWETLMVRLGYDHYGAQGGDWGAAVTTQLGRNRGHCIAIHTNMPFGAPPAGALDNPSDDEREALARLEYYETWDSGYAKQQSTRPQTLGYGLVDSPAGQMAWIIEKFWSWMDCDGHPENVVSRDELLDNVMVYWLTASAASSARMYWESFKSFQAAGSVDLPTGVAAFPKEIIRSPRAWCEANYNITHWSDMPRGGHFAAFEQPQLFVEDVRAFFAGYR
- a CDS encoding phosphotransferase family protein — translated: MPEVIAVETDESYLGSAFLAMDLVPGRIPADEAPQYCVAGWLFEAAPDRQRELYNNFHDTLADINRIGATTGADLSFLHRPQGEGPAGELAWWSSYLDWATDGLPPTEMVEALAWLHRNRPDPEPPATLVWGDARFGNVIFDDAFRVRAVLDWEMATAGPAEVDLGWSFAVRRSIQRGNGLPLDRELPGFPDRAATIHRYARRLGRPIQALGWYEVFAMVRMGAVLKALAGLLHQRGITDHIVHTIPPLQDWIYDLMEAAP
- a CDS encoding YybH family protein; amino-acid sequence: MTTDIGTHELEMLRREAAVRRVIEGYADAVTRRDVATYAAMYAPDAVWTIGPPVDQRIEGRDAIVAELSSQISRLDFFLFTVSNIVVSVHDEIAHSRATVHELGRAAEGAPPGLAAMNLYALYDDELRRDGDRWVFAARRYSILYLDTDAPAGQSFPIT
- a CDS encoding aldehyde dehydrogenase family protein, which gives rise to MLKPPELAPWTSLRFGELLLEAGIPPGVVSVVPGGPSAGEALTSHPGIDKLHFTGSGATARRVLAGAQQNLTPVCLELGGKSANLIFADADLPAAVQQAVGGIVQLAGQTCLSGTRVIAEDSVYDAVVDMAVDILSQLTVGDPFDADTHMGPVVSAAAADRIMSMIERARTECRVVMGGERMSGEFAAGYYIPPTVLADVDNDSYIAQNEVFGPVLALLRFSDAAEAVRLANDTPYGLAAYVWGKDLQHTHRVVAELAAGNVWVNGFFGIPPSVPFGGVKASGYGRTGGREGIREFTRPKNVWIAL
- a CDS encoding NAD(P)-binding protein, whose translation is MASDGQVIHADAILAGGSLAGLVAAAVLSRQGYRVIVLEETGHLGSRVGGTQVDGYWIDWGHRDGHGVGDIAFAPVFTRRAAEAVGISAPLRPFVGSCLRVHWLPDQRVTELPMESVVGTSADPVQQVRSVHLLRRRAGPPGAGHQIHP